The Prochlorococcus marinus str. MIT 9301 genome segment TGGAGAGAAGAATTGATTCTTCCTACAATAGCAATTATCGGAAGACCTAACGTTGGGAAATCTACCTTAGTTAATCGTCTTTGCCAAAGTAATGATGCAATAGTATTTGATAAGCCAGGTGTTACAAGAGATAGAACTTATCAAAATGCTTCATGGGGAGGTAAGGAATTTCAAATAGTTGATACTGGAGGTTTAGTTTTTGATGATGATAGTGAATTTCTCCCAGAGATAAGGACACAAGTTTTCTTAGCTCTAGAAGAGGCTTCACTCGCGTTACTGGTGGTAGATGGGAATCAAGGCGTTACTGATGGTGATTTATCAATAGCAAAATGGTTAAGAAACTCAAGTTGTAAAACAATTGTTGCTGTTAATAAATGTGAATCGACTACTCTAGGAATATCCCTAGCTTCAGAGTTCTGGAAATTAGGATTGGGCGAACCTAACCCTGTTTCAGCTATTCATGGCTCAGGTACTGGAGATCTTTTAGATCTCGTTATTGGCGAACTTCCTGAAAATAATATCCAGGATGATGAAGAAAAGATAATGATGTCTATTATTGGTAGGCCTAATGTTGGTAAATCTAGTTTGTTAAATTCAATCTGTGGGGAAAAAAGAGCAATAGTTAGTGATATTAGTGGTACGACAACTGATTCAATAGATACGCTCATTAAAAAAGGTGATAATCATTGGAAAATTATTGATACTGCAGGGATTAGAAGAAAGAAAAATGTTAAATATGGGACTGAATTTTTTGGTATTAATAGGGCTTTTAAATCTATAGATAGAAGTGATGTTTGTGTTTTAGTTATAGATGCTATTGATGGAGTAACTGATCAAGACCAGAAGCTGGCTGGGCGCATAGAAGAACAAGGCAGAGCTTGCATAATTGTTGTTAATAAATGGGATCTTGTAGAAAAAAATAGTTCAACAATTTACCAAGTAGAAAAAGAACTTAGATCTAAACTTTATTTTTTACATTGGTCAAAAATGATTTTTATATCTGCCCTAACTGGTCAAAGGGTTGATAATATTTTTGAGCATGCTCTTAATGCTGTAAATCAACATAGAAGAAGAGTTACAACATCTGTAGTTAATGAAGTACTTAAAGAATCAATCAGTTGGAAAAGTCCTCCAACGAAGAGAAGCGGCAAGCAAGGTAGGCTTTATTACGGTACTCAAGTAAAGAACAAACCTCCCACTTTTACTCTTTTTGTAAATGACCCTAAATTATTTGGAATAACTTATAGAAGATATATTGAAAAACAAATTAGAGTAAATTTAGGCTTTGAAGGCACACCCCTCATTTTACTTTGGAGAGGAAAACAGCAAAGAGCTTTAAATAAAGAAGTCGAAAGAGAAAATATTGAGTTAATTCAAAAAGATTAATGAATTTGCTAACCAAATTTTCTGTTGGTCAATACGTTCATGGTAATAGAAGTTGGCTAAGAATTATAGATAGTAGATTAAAAATAATTATTGTAATGATATTTTTAATCACTCCAATCTGGGCAGGTCCAATATGGAGATTAAGTTTAGTTGGTTTTTTACTATTAGTTACTTTTTTAAGTTTATTGCCATCTAGAGTATGGTGGCGATCATTATTTTTTCTCTCATGCTTGTCACTTTTAATTGGATGTATATCAATTCTTGCCTCTTCTGATATTCAATCTCTTGATGGCTATTTGAGAAATCCCAATGAGTTGCAAGTAGTACTGGAGACCCAAAAAGAATGGAATATTTTGCAAATTCCTTCGCAGAAGATATGGTTTATTAATTTTGGTCCCTATAACTTATCAAGAAAAGCCTTTGAACTAGGAATAAAAACCTCCACTTTGATATTTACCGTTATTCATAGTGTGAATTTGATGCTTTTGACCACATTGCAGGAAGACATTGTATGGGGATTAAGTTGGTTTATGTATCCCTTAAGAAAGATTGGATTGCCAACTAGTAAGTGGCTGTTTCAGTTGTTAATTGCATTACGTTTTATTCCTCTAGTGCAGGAAGAACTTCAAAATATCATTAAATCAGTGTCAGTTAGATCAATAAATTTTCGTAATTTAGGATTAAAGAAATCTTTTAATGTTTTGTTAATCTTAGTGGAGAGGTTATTTCAAAATATTTTTCTGAGAATCGATCATGGAGCAGAATCATTACTTTCAAAAAAAAATATTATTATTAAAACCAACAGATTTAGAACTCTTTATCCTTCAAAATCACTCAATGTAATTGTTAATACATTATCGATTTGTTTTATTTGCATAGCAATTTTTCTTAGAAAACTGTATGGTGCATTATAAATAACACAATATTTAGGTTTGAGTTCTGAGCGTTATTTAAACCATCCAACATTTGGTATGTTATACCAAGTCTCTCCTGAAAATGATGGGAGAGATATTTATGCGACTTTATATGCTCAAAAAATGTTTTTTTTGGTAGAAGTTAGACAGAGAGAAGTTTTTTTTGAAGTTATACCTTACTTAGATGCTCGTAATCAGGCGGAATTAAACCTTCAAAAAGCTAGAAGAAAAGGATCTGAAGAACTATCTAAATGGGATAATTTATTTACGCAAACTTTCTTATAAAATGTGAACCCTGCAAATTATTTAGAAATAAAAAATAAAATTCCTTCAAATGTAAATATTCTTGCGGTAAGTAAAGGATTTAAAAGTCAAGAAATCAAGACTATTCAAAATATAGGTCAGAACGATTTTGGTGAAAGTAAGGTTCAAGAGGCGCTTGAAAAACAATTAACCTTAAAAGATCATAAACAAATAAATTGGCACTTTATTGGAAGAATACAAAGTAATAAAATAAGAAAAATAGTTCAAAATTTTAAATACATTCATTCAGTAGATTCATTTGAAAAATTGCAAAAGATTTCTAATATTTCACGTGAAGAGAAGAAAAATCCATTAATAATGTTGCAGGTTAAGTTGAGTGATGACCCTACCAAAGGAGGCTTTAATCCTGAATTTTTA includes the following:
- a CDS encoding YggS family pyridoxal phosphate-dependent enzyme gives rise to the protein MNPANYLEIKNKIPSNVNILAVSKGFKSQEIKTIQNIGQNDFGESKVQEALEKQLTLKDHKQINWHFIGRIQSNKIRKIVQNFKYIHSVDSFEKLQKISNISREEKKNPLIMLQVKLSDDPTKGGFNPEFLIMKWREIQELKNISLTGLMTINPKGLSSKENSGLFKKCRALADSLQLPDCSMGMSGDWEEAIDAGSTWLRLGSLIFGGRF
- a CDS encoding energy-coupling factor transporter transmembrane component T family protein, translating into MNLLTKFSVGQYVHGNRSWLRIIDSRLKIIIVMIFLITPIWAGPIWRLSLVGFLLLVTFLSLLPSRVWWRSLFFLSCLSLLIGCISILASSDIQSLDGYLRNPNELQVVLETQKEWNILQIPSQKIWFINFGPYNLSRKAFELGIKTSTLIFTVIHSVNLMLLTTLQEDIVWGLSWFMYPLRKIGLPTSKWLFQLLIALRFIPLVQEELQNIIKSVSVRSINFRNLGLKKSFNVLLILVERLFQNIFLRIDHGAESLLSKKNIIIKTNRFRTLYPSKSLNVIVNTLSICFICIAIFLRKLYGAL
- the der gene encoding ribosome biogenesis GTPase Der is translated as MILPTIAIIGRPNVGKSTLVNRLCQSNDAIVFDKPGVTRDRTYQNASWGGKEFQIVDTGGLVFDDDSEFLPEIRTQVFLALEEASLALLVVDGNQGVTDGDLSIAKWLRNSSCKTIVAVNKCESTTLGISLASEFWKLGLGEPNPVSAIHGSGTGDLLDLVIGELPENNIQDDEEKIMMSIIGRPNVGKSSLLNSICGEKRAIVSDISGTTTDSIDTLIKKGDNHWKIIDTAGIRRKKNVKYGTEFFGINRAFKSIDRSDVCVLVIDAIDGVTDQDQKLAGRIEEQGRACIIVVNKWDLVEKNSSTIYQVEKELRSKLYFLHWSKMIFISALTGQRVDNIFEHALNAVNQHRRRVTTSVVNEVLKESISWKSPPTKRSGKQGRLYYGTQVKNKPPTFTLFVNDPKLFGITYRRYIEKQIRVNLGFEGTPLILLWRGKQQRALNKEVERENIELIQKD
- a CDS encoding PII-interacting protein PipX family protein, with product MSSERYLNHPTFGMLYQVSPENDGRDIYATLYAQKMFFLVEVRQREVFFEVIPYLDARNQAELNLQKARRKGSEELSKWDNLFTQTFL